One segment of Meriones unguiculatus strain TT.TT164.6M chromosome 3, Bangor_MerUng_6.1, whole genome shotgun sequence DNA contains the following:
- the Tas2r4 gene encoding taste receptor type 2 member 4 translates to MLRELYFFMFTVSVVFNFVGLIANLFIMVVLYRTWVKSHRISSSDRIIFSLAITRFLTLGLFLLNIVYNATNAGRSVYFSIFFLLCWRFLDSNSLWLVTLLNSTYCVKITNFQHPLFLLLRRTISAKTTGLLLSCLLISAFTALLHFVLGQMSHFSEHLTGRNDTLLDLSEGILTLAVSFFLSSLLQFMLNVTFASLLIHSLRRHIQKMQGNRTSFWNPQTEAHMGAMRLMICFLMLYIPYSIASLLYLPSYEKKNLKAQAVCLIMSAAYPPGHSALLIITHHKLKAKAKKIFCFYK, encoded by the coding sequence tgtatttttttatgtttactgTCTCAGTAGTTTTTAATTTTGTAGGACTCATTGCAAATCTATTTATTATGGTGGTCCTTTATAGGACTTGGGTCAAAAGTCACAGAATCTCTTCTTCAGATAGGATCATCTTCAGCTTGGCCATCACTAGATTCCTGACTCTGGGCTTGTTTCTGCTGAATATTGTCTACAATGCTACAAATGCTGGAAGGTCAGTCTACTTTTCcatattttttctgttgtgttggAGGTTTCTGGACTccaacagtctctggttagtgaCCTTGCTGAACAGCACGTATTGTGTGAAGATTACCAATTTCCAACACCCATTGTTTCTTCTGTTGAGACGGACTATCTCTGCGAAGACCACCGGCCTGCTGCTGTCCTGTCTCCTGATCTCTGCCTTCACTGCTCTCCTGCACTTCGTGCTTGGACAGATGTCACACTTTTCTGAACACCTAACTGGGAGGAATGACACGTTATTAGACCTCAGTGAGGGCATCTTGACATTAGCAGTCTCCTTTTTCTTGAGCTCACTATTACAGTTTATGCTCAATGTGACTTTTGCCTCCCTGTTAATACATTCCTTGAGGAGACATATACAGAAGATGCAGGGAAACAGGACCAGCTTTTGGAATCCCCAGACAGAAGCTCACATGGGTGCTATGAGGCTGATGATCTGTTTCCTCATGCTCTACATTCCGTATTCAATTGCTTCCCTGCTCTATCTTCCTtcctatgaaaagaaaaatctgaaagcCCAGGCTGTTTGCCTGATTATGAGTGCTGCTTACCCTCCAGGGCATTCCGCCCTCCTCATTATCACACATCATAAACTGAAAGCTAAAGCAAAGAAGATCTTCTGTTTCTACAAATAA